A segment of the bacterium genome:
CCCCCTGGCCTGCTCAGACGTCTCAAACCGCCAAATCCTGTCCAATCCCACCGCAGAGGCACCTCTGGCAGTGTGTTCGCCTAGAGGTCCAACCACTACCAGTCTATTTACAAGTGCCCCCACCTTGCGGCCAAGGGCTTCGTGCTGGGATTGCGCTGATTCACCCAATTCCAGCATATCCCCTAGAAATGCGATACGCCTATCGACCTCGCCACACTCCTGCAGAACCTCAATTGCGGCACCGACTGACTGAGGGTTGGCGTTGTAGCAATCCTCAATCACCGTCATGTCGCCGAGCTTCGATACCCGCAGCCGCATCGGCAGCGCCTTGAGCCGGGCAATCGCCTCCGGCATGTCGCCGGGCCACATGCCCATTGCATATGCCCCGGCGCAGGCTGCGAGGCAGTTTGCGACATTGTGCCTGCCCGGCATGGCGAGCGTGACATCGTACTTACCCATCAACCGGAATCGGCTCCCGGCCAGCCCGGCATCCTCAATGTCCGTGGCAAAGACCTCGGCCTTCTGCTCCAGCCCGAAAGTGACTCGGCGAGGCGGCGCATAGGTCGCACCGATGGCCATCACTAATGGGTCATCGGCATTGAGCACAGCCGCGCCCTTCTCGGGCAACGCCTGCAGCAACTCGGCCTTCTCCTGCGCCACACCGTGCCGGTCCTTCATGAACTCAAGGTGCGTATCCCCGATGTTGGTAATCACCCCGGTCTCGGGCCGGCAGATGCGCGCCAGCCGTGCGGTCCCGCCCAACTCGTTCATCTCAATCTCGAACACTGCCGCCTCGATATCGCGGGTCATACGCAGAACGGTCAGCGGCACACCGATGTCATTGTTGTAGCTACCTTCGGGCTTGAGCGTCTTGAACTTGAGCGCGAGGATTCCGGCGAGGATTTCCTTGGTGGTCGTCTTGCCGTTGCTACCGGTCACGGCGACGACGCGAGCCGACATCCGCTCGCGGTGGCGGAAAGCGATGCTGCCCAAGGCCTCCGTAGTATTCGCGACCACGATGCCGACCTTGCCCGTCGGTACCGCTGCTTCCGAATCAACTACGACGCCGACTGCGCCCTTCTCAACCGCCTGCTCACAGAACTGATGCCCGTCGAGCCGTTTGCCACGGATCGCAACGTACAGGTCGCCGGGCCTCAATGTACGGGTGTCAATCGAAACGCCCGTCACCTTCATCTCCATGCCGTTCACCAACAGGCCATTGGTCGCGGTCACGAGTTCGCTCAGCCTTATGGGGTCCATTCCGGCTCCGTCACTCGATCCCTTTGTCCCTCGATCTCTCTATCCCTTCCTCACACTACCAACATCGCGTCGCCGAAGCTGTAGAACCTGTATCTCTGCTCAATCGCATGCTTGTACGCCGCCAGCACGGCCTCTTGTCCGGCAAGTGCAGACACGAGCATCAAGAGCGTTGACTTGGGCAGGTGGAAGTTAGTCAGCAAAGCCCCGACCACCTTCCACTCATAGCCCGGGTAGATGTACAGATTCGTCTGCCCGCGTCCGGGCCTGACGCGCCAGGCCCGTCCGGACTCTGGACCTCCCGGATTCGGCCTCTCTCCATTCGACACTCGGCACTCGTCATTCGTCATTTCGTGTGCTTGCCCTTCCAGCACCCTCACCGTCGTCGTCCCCACGCACACAATCCTCCGCCC
Coding sequences within it:
- the murF gene encoding UDP-N-acetylmuramoyl-tripeptide--D-alanyl-D-alanine ligase — protein: MDPIRLSELVTATNGLLVNGMEMKVTGVSIDTRTLRPGDLYVAIRGKRLDGHQFCEQAVEKGAVGVVVDSEAAVPTGKVGIVVANTTEALGSIAFRHRERMSARVVAVTGSNGKTTTKEILAGILALKFKTLKPEGSYNNDIGVPLTVLRMTRDIEAAVFEIEMNELGGTARLARICRPETGVITNIGDTHLEFMKDRHGVAQEKAELLQALPEKGAAVLNADDPLVMAIGATYAPPRRVTFGLEQKAEVFATDIEDAGLAGSRFRLMGKYDVTLAMPGRHNVANCLAACAGAYAMGMWPGDMPEAIARLKALPMRLRVSKLGDMTVIEDCYNANPQSVGAAIEVLQECGEVDRRIAFLGDMLELGESAQSQHEALGRKVGALVNRLVVVGPLGEHTARGASAVGLDRIWRFETSEQARGALFDFIRPGDTILVKGSRAMAMETISQEIVRRYGERQ